Below is a window of Senegalia massiliensis DNA.
CATTGATAAAGTCTTTATCAACTAAAGAAAAGCTATAAGATAGATTGTGAGCTAATATATCAAATTTATCCTTGCTTAAATTTTCCTTTAGCCCCTTAAAATTATAATCAACAATTAGTGTATTTCCTTCTTCAGTAATATTTTTTACTTTAATTTTAAAATCTGTACGTTTACTTTCTAATATAAATGATCTTTTATTTAAAGTCTCTTGAACGGGAGTCTCAGATATTAAAAGAGACGGATAAAGTTTAATTGATTTTATATCTTTATCAATTTTATTAATATTTTTCCTGTAAATATTATAATGATTATCTTCCTTTACTAAGGTAGAAAGTTTAGTATTATTTTTATAGTTAAATAATTCATTCCCATTTTCATCTTCTGCTTTATAAATATCTATATAATCATTTTTATATTTTGATACAGTTTCAAAAATCATATTGGAAGTTTCTCTTGCTACATTAATTTCATCAATTTTTATTTTAATTTCTTCGTCTTTATAAAACTTAGATTTATTAACCATTAATGTCTTATTTATATCTTGTTTAATAGGAACATCAAAACTCCAATTTCCTTTTATACCATTAATATTATGAATAGAAACAGGTAATGTGAAATCTTCTTTAATCTCTCCATAAGGATATTTTAATTTCCATTGAAAGTCATATCCATCTTCTGATTCATGTATTCCAGTTGACATATTATTAAGCCATGAATCTTCCTTATCCCCTTTATTATTTTCAAAATTAACATCAAAATGTAATTCTCCTTTTTCAATATTTCCACTTACATGTCCTATAATTGAAACATTATCACCATCAAAATATGCATTCTTTAATTTAACTGTCACTCCATTTTGAGTTATTTCTTCATCTAATTCTGTTACTAATTCATCTTTAGCTAATTCTACTCCTAAGTTATCTCCAAATTCTTCATATATTCTTCCAATAAAGGGTGCACTAGCTAATACTTGATTCATACTGGGAATGAAAAAACCTGATAAAAAAGTAATACCACAAATAGATGCAGCAGCTACACAACTAATTATTAATTTCTTTTTAGTAGATTTTTTTGTTTTAGTTTGACTCTCTCTTTTTATTCCTTCATCAATTGCATTGAAAACATCTTCTTTTGGTACTTCTATTTTATTAATAGATGACTTTATATATTTATTATCCATAACTTCTCTCCCTTTCAAATTTCTTTTTTAGTTCTGCTTTACCTCTACTTAAATAAGTCTTTACAGTCCCTTCTGGTATGTTCATCATTTTACTAATAGTTTTTATAGAATAATCATGATAATAAAAAAGTATAATTGGTGTTCGGTAATTTTCCTTTAATTTACCTATAGCTTCTATAATATATAAAGAATCATTATCTACTACTCCAATATCAGAGTTTAACTTAAAGGAAATACCTTCTGTTAAAGAAACAATATTTTCCCTTCTTGAAAGTACTTGACCGGCACATCGAATTATAATCTTTGTAAACCAAGTCATGAAATACTCTGGATGTTTTAAGGTATGAATAGATATTAACGCCTGATAAGTTGCTTCTTGAACAATATCTAAGGCATCTTCTTTGTTATGTACATATAAATAAGCTGTGCGATAAATTTGTTCATAATTTTTCTTAAGTAATCTTTCAAAAGCATTTTTATTCCCTTTTATTGCTTTTTTTATTAATTTATAATCTTTTTCTTCCATTTCATAACTCCTTTCAATACATTAGTGGGCAAAATGGATAAAAAAGTTTCAACTTTTTTAAATTTTATCATAAAAAAACTAGAACGGATTTAATCCATTCTAGTTTCTTGTTTTTCTTTTCAATTAATATATATATCATATTTTATATAAATTATTTAAAAAGATTTTGTTCATTTAATTGGCCTCTTTCTACTCCCCATTCT
It encodes the following:
- a CDS encoding sigma-70 family RNA polymerase sigma factor, with the translated sequence MEEKDYKLIKKAIKGNKNAFERLLKKNYEQIYRTAYLYVHNKEDALDIVQEATYQALISIHTLKHPEYFMTWFTKIIIRCAGQVLSRRENIVSLTEGISFKLNSDIGVVDNDSLYIIEAIGKLKENYRTPIILFYYHDYSIKTISKMMNIPEGTVKTYLSRGKAELKKKFERERSYG
- a CDS encoding DUF4179 domain-containing protein, producing MDNKYIKSSINKIEVPKEDVFNAIDEGIKRESQTKTKKSTKKKLIISCVAAASICGITFLSGFFIPSMNQVLASAPFIGRIYEEFGDNLGVELAKDELVTELDEEITQNGVTVKLKNAYFDGDNVSIIGHVSGNIEKGELHFDVNFENNKGDKEDSWLNNMSTGIHESEDGYDFQWKLKYPYGEIKEDFTLPVSIHNINGIKGNWSFDVPIKQDINKTLMVNKSKFYKDEEIKIKIDEINVARETSNMIFETVSKYKNDYIDIYKAEDENGNELFNYKNNTKLSTLVKEDNHYNIYRKNINKIDKDIKSIKLYPSLLISETPVQETLNKRSFILESKRTDFKIKVKNITEEGNTLIVDYNFKGLKENLSKDKFDILAHNLSYSFSLVDKDFINDIDPENPFLPKGHSISRNNVKLIDKDNYHFQSVFELDGEEKIEDFSLENTILRFDFTSFIENKKLEPFTIDLSK